One genomic segment of Tubulanus polymorphus chromosome 4, tnTubPoly1.2, whole genome shotgun sequence includes these proteins:
- the LOC141904014 gene encoding uncharacterized protein LOC141904014: MAEDKRDSATSRKTETMSQKQIARTQNKKRKIEAFLALAKKTELPDDKVKKKGKYEFDGKSPEEIIQMKIKMVELREQKSAVEKVKKKDYPKLSLTLTEMPNADTSVILHMAEIQKFLVFAVTKGTLGSTRPWCKLMKPLSISHVGFLVIDGVSIKDFKEHKDAFPNLQNLFDLSVEVLTPDCYGMDVADEVFKIPMTKERINSHVKKFGRPKEIEGPIERHRSKPIVIKKSDENITTGENNGPGQNDNGFQARKIEHKKKIGITESEDVFPRTWLLLNVHQMLSEGYILPGTGHEDTTYNNYVYTTTGNYQPVTDCSPMFALDCEMVMTTAKTNELARVSLISEDGICIYDSLVKPYNKVINYLTKYSGITKKMMDPVQTRLRDAQRTIQKLLPPDAILVGQSMANDLKALKMYHPYVIDTSVIYNQSGQRTRKTGLARLTQIFFGTVIQADSGGHNPVEDASSALNLVLLKLSKGFEFGDVLMSQNVSYTEASHSATAVGSSSIPPVSFQTHREMKISNDDHDSKLICVEEKCDKTIAKTTDNEKLSDRLEIGDSGKAVTEAWRDEVKMKVFYSCGSKLYDDFFAKIKTCDRTGVVIDKKSNATHESDYINYEYCDDYDEISKKAASTIAKFDFAFIRLEGYRKYTVDSTKMDENLEKRLDCLKQLDSRAKELHDLFPNNSVVVVLLTGRKTPTTTSSIENALCFMKVTHSPERTSPKH; this comes from the exons ATGGCTGAAGATAAAAGGGATTCGGCGACTTCACGGAAAACTGAAACGATGTCCCAGAAACAAATCGCTCGTACacaaaacaagaaaagaaaaatcgaAGCTTTCTTGGCTCTGGCAAAAAAAACGGAATTACCTGATGATAAAGTAAAGAAG AAGGGGAAGTATGAATTCGACGGAAAATCTCCCGAAGAAATAATTCAGATGAAGATCAAAATGGTGGAACTTCGTGAACAAAAATCAGCCGtcgaaaaagtaaaaaaaaag gattatccCAAATTGTCTCTGACATTAACTGAAATGCCCAATGCCGATACGTCTGTCATTCTACATATGGCTGAAATTCAGAAGTTTTTGGTATTTGCTGTTACCAAAGGGACATTGGGCAGCACCAG ACCTTGGTGTAAATTAATGAAACCATTGTCTATTAGTCACGTGGGATTTTTAGTTATTGATGGTGTTAGTATTAAGGATTTCAAAGAACACAAAGATGCCTTCCCGAATTTACAGAACCTCTTCGACTTG TCAGTGGAAGTTTTAACTCCTGATTGTTATGGAATGGATGTAGCTGATGAGGTATTCAAGATACCTATGACCAAGGAGCGAATCAATTCGCATGTCAAAAAATTTGGAA GACCAAAGGAAATCGAAGGCCCCATCGAAAGACATAGATCAAAGCCGATCGTGATAAAAAAATCCGATGAAAATATAACTACCGGAGAGAATAACGGACCGGGACAAAACGACAACGGGTTCCAGGCTCGGAAGATCGaacataaaaagaaaattggtATAACCGAATCTGAAGACGTGTTTCCGCGCACTTGGTTACTGTTAAACGTTCATCAGATGCTGAGCGAAGGCTACATTCTACCTGGTACAG GTCATGAAGATACCACCTATAATAACTATGTCTACACGACGACCGGGAATTATCAACCAGTTACCGATTGCAGTCCCATGTTTGCGTTGGATTGTGAAATG GTGATGACTACTGCAAAAACGAATGAACTAGCGCGAGTGTCCCTCATCTCAGAGGACGGAATTTGCATTTACGACAGTTTAGTCAAACCATACAACAAGGTTATTAATTATCTTACAAA gtATAGTGGTATTACGAAGAAAATGATGGATCCAGTACAAACTCGTTTAAGAGATGCACAACGAACCATACAGAAATTGTTACCACCAGACGCGATATTGGTAGGACAATCTATGGCCAATGATCTGAAAGCTTTAAAG ATGTATCATCCGTATGTCATTGATACGAGCGTTATCTATAACCAAAGCGGTCAACGAACTAGAAAAACTGGCCTTGCTCGCCTCACTCAAATTTTCTTTGG TACTGTAATTCAAGCTGATTCTGGTGGACATAATCCAGTCGAAGATGCTTCATCTGCATTGAATTTAGTTCTGTTGAAATTAAGTAAAG ggtTTGAATTTGGCGATGTACTTATGTCGCAAAACGTATCTTATACGGAGGCATCTCACTCGGCTACCGCAGTTGGCTCCTCTTCGATTCCGCCCGTATCATTCCAAACGCATCgcgaaatgaaaatttctaaTGATGATCACGACAGTAAATTGATTTGCGTCGAGGAAAAATGTGATAAAACAATTGCTAAAACGACGGATAATGAAAAGCTGAGTGATAGGCTAGAGATAGGCGATAGCGGGAAAGCAGTAACTGAAGCTTGGAGAGACGAAGTTAAGATGAAAGTGTTTTATTCCTGTGGATCGAAATTGTACGATGACTTTTTCGCTAAGATTAAGACCTGCGACAGAACCG gtgttgttattgataaaaagtcTAATGCTACACACGAAAGTGACTACATTAATTATGAGTATTGCGACGATTATGATGAAATCAGCAAGAAGGCTGCTTCGACTATTGCGAAATTTGACTTTGCGTTTATTCGTTTGGAAGGCTACAGAAAATATACCGTTGATTCAACCAAGATGGATGAAAACCTTGAGAAAAGACTG GATTGTTTGAAGCAGTTAGACTCTCGCGCGAAAGAGCTACACGATTTGTTCCCTAACAACTCGGTTGTGGTGGTATTATTAACCGGCAGGAAAACACCGACCACTACGAGTAGCATCGAGAACGCGCTCTGTTTCATGAAAGTGACCCATTCACCGGAACGGACTTCTCCGAAACATTGA